A genomic stretch from Methylophilus medardicus includes:
- a CDS encoding M48 family metalloprotease, translating to MRRYIKQAVTVALISGLSWQPAAGLDFKGALKDAVDAQLGNGRKAEAAPASATPQNTGTAQDKLANINWKNPSQEEEIAVGRNVTGTILGAAPLVNDPQLQRYVNKVGRWVASQSERAELPWRFGVIESTDVNAFAAPGGYILITKGLYQRLTSEAQLAGVLGHEIAHVVQKHHLKVMQKQALLDAGGAFLKEKISKNTLTQRAVSTGAEISARNLDKSAEFEADSMGTVLAARAGYEAYGLAEVLQDMETISNQDSSMALLFKTHPHPDDRVAQLSMVSGDQIDNISGGKTLENRLYQLK from the coding sequence CGCTGGGTTGGATTTCAAAGGTGCGCTAAAGGATGCTGTGGATGCGCAACTCGGCAATGGTCGCAAAGCTGAAGCAGCGCCCGCCTCGGCAACGCCACAGAACACCGGCACTGCCCAAGACAAACTCGCTAACATCAACTGGAAAAATCCTAGCCAAGAAGAGGAAATCGCGGTGGGTAGAAACGTCACCGGCACCATTCTGGGCGCAGCGCCGCTGGTGAATGATCCCCAATTGCAGCGATATGTCAATAAAGTTGGGCGCTGGGTAGCCAGCCAATCCGAGCGCGCTGAATTACCATGGCGGTTCGGCGTGATTGAAAGCACCGATGTAAATGCGTTTGCCGCGCCAGGTGGCTATATACTCATCACCAAAGGGCTCTATCAGCGCTTGACCAGCGAGGCGCAACTGGCGGGCGTGCTCGGGCATGAAATTGCCCACGTCGTGCAAAAACACCACTTAAAAGTCATGCAGAAACAAGCGCTGCTAGATGCCGGTGGTGCTTTTCTCAAAGAAAAAATCAGCAAAAACACCCTGACACAACGCGCAGTTTCAACCGGTGCTGAGATCAGTGCGCGCAATCTGGATAAAAGTGCTGAGTTTGAAGCGGACAGCATGGGAACGGTGCTGGCAGCGCGCGCCGGCTACGAAGCCTATGGTCTAGCGGAAGTCTTGCAAGACATGGAAACCATTAGCAACCAAGACAGCAGTATGGCCTTGTTGTTTAAAACACATCCGCACCCGGATGACAGAGTCGCGCAGTTAAGTATGGTCAGCGGTGATCAAATTGACAATATTAGCGGCGGCAAAACCCTAGAAAACCGCTTATATCAATTGAAATAA